From the genome of Gilliamella sp. wkB7, one region includes:
- the metC gene encoding cystathionine beta-lyase, translated as MSLQTELVHAGRKKRYTQGAVNSVIQRASSLVFDSLEAKKEAMENRAKGALFYGRRGTLTHFALQDAMAEIEGGAGCYLYPCGAAAIANAILAFVKKGDHILVSEASYEPTQEFCEHILKDFGVETDYFSPLIGRYITNHIQPNTKVVFLESPSSITMEVHDVPAIVKAIRSVNPEIVIMMDNTWGAGVLFKALEHDVDISIQSGTKYLIGHSDAMLGTAVANQRCWDTLRERSYLMGQMCDADTAYMAARGLRTLAVRLKQHHESSLKVANWLANHPKVATVNHPALASCKGHEFFKRDFSGASGLFSFVLKDHLSYIQLSDFLDNMTHFSMAYSWGGFESLILANQPEDLVKIRPVSGVDFTGTLIRLHIGLEDPDDLIADLAAGLDRIKLHKNKVNALQSLV; from the coding sequence ATGTCATTACAAACAGAATTAGTTCATGCCGGTCGAAAAAAACGTTATACCCAAGGTGCAGTCAATTCAGTTATTCAGCGAGCATCATCGCTGGTCTTTGACTCATTAGAAGCCAAAAAAGAGGCAATGGAAAATCGAGCTAAAGGAGCGCTATTTTATGGTCGTCGTGGCACGCTAACTCATTTTGCCCTACAAGATGCAATGGCCGAAATTGAAGGTGGTGCAGGCTGTTACCTTTATCCATGTGGTGCAGCAGCCATTGCTAATGCCATCTTAGCTTTTGTAAAAAAAGGCGATCATATCCTTGTATCAGAAGCCAGTTACGAACCAACACAAGAATTTTGTGAACATATATTAAAAGATTTTGGGGTCGAAACAGATTATTTTTCACCTTTGATTGGACGGTATATTACCAATCATATTCAACCAAATACGAAAGTAGTGTTTCTTGAATCACCAAGTTCCATTACTATGGAAGTACACGATGTGCCAGCTATAGTTAAAGCGATTCGCAGTGTTAATCCAGAAATTGTTATCATGATGGATAATACATGGGGAGCAGGTGTTTTATTTAAAGCTTTAGAGCATGATGTAGATATTTCTATTCAATCTGGTACAAAATATTTAATTGGGCATTCCGATGCAATGCTAGGTACAGCCGTTGCCAATCAACGTTGTTGGGATACCTTGCGTGAACGTTCTTATTTAATGGGACAAATGTGTGATGCAGATACCGCCTATATGGCAGCTCGTGGATTACGAACTCTAGCGGTTAGACTCAAGCAACATCACGAAAGCAGTTTAAAAGTGGCAAACTGGTTAGCCAATCATCCTAAAGTTGCAACCGTTAATCACCCTGCATTAGCAAGTTGTAAAGGGCATGAGTTTTTTAAACGCGATTTTAGCGGTGCTAGTGGCTTATTTTCATTTGTACTTAAAGATCATTTAAGTTATATTCAATTGTCTGATTTTTTAGATAATATGACTCACTTTTCAATGGCTTATTCATGGGGTGGATTTGAATCATTAATTTTAGCCAATCAACCTGAAGATCTAGTAAAAATACGACCAGTATCCGGTGTTGATTTCACAGGTACACTAATCCGGTTACATATTGGTCTTGAAGATCCTGATGATTTAATTGCCGATCTTGCTGCAGGCTTAGATAGAATCAAATTACATAAAAACAAAGTTAATGCGTTACAAAGTTTAGTGTAA
- a CDS encoding peptidylprolyl isomerase: MKKIKLLFISLLLTLFTSVVFADTKVLLQTSLGDIEIELDSEHAPITTKNFLDYVNSGFYENLTFHRVIPGFMIQGGGADDQLKFKDGNAPIKNEANNGLKNNRGTIAMARTSDVDSATSQFFINTVNNEFLNYQSPENYGYAVFGKVIKGMDIVDKIVNVATHRVGPHQNVPVEPVYIKKATIIEEKQ, translated from the coding sequence ATGAAAAAAATCAAATTATTATTTATATCATTGCTATTAACTCTTTTTACTAGTGTTGTTTTCGCTGACACTAAAGTTTTATTACAAACGAGTCTTGGTGATATTGAAATTGAATTAGATAGTGAACATGCGCCAATAACCACGAAAAACTTTCTTGATTATGTTAACAGTGGATTTTATGAAAATTTAACGTTCCATCGCGTCATACCTGGTTTTATGATTCAAGGTGGTGGTGCCGATGATCAATTAAAATTTAAAGATGGTAATGCTCCGATAAAAAATGAAGCAAATAATGGTTTAAAGAACAATCGTGGCACAATAGCCATGGCAAGAACGAGCGATGTGGATAGTGCAACTAGCCAATTCTTTATCAACACAGTAAACAACGAATTTCTTAATTACCAATCACCTGAAAATTATGGTTATGCTGTTTTTGGTAAAGTGATTAAAGGAATGGATATTGTTGATAAGATTGTAAATGTAGCAACTCATCGTGTAGGACCTCATCAAAATGTACCTGTTGAGCCTGTTTATATTAAAAAGGCAACTATTATTGAAGAAAAACAATAA
- a CDS encoding tetratricopeptide repeat protein gives MKKFLSFGLLSLCSFSIYASQCNIDFEKKNYEKVLEKCTQKAEQGDANAQTVLGFMYYEGDRVEQNKSLAKNYLNQSCDLGFEKACNKLKNN, from the coding sequence ATGAAAAAATTTTTATCTTTTGGGTTATTATCCCTTTGTTCTTTTTCAATATATGCAAGTCAATGCAATATTGATTTTGAAAAAAAGAATTATGAGAAAGTATTGGAAAAATGCACACAAAAAGCAGAACAAGGAGATGCAAATGCTCAGACTGTTTTAGGTTTTATGTATTATGAAGGTGATAGGGTTGAGCAGAATAAATCTTTAGCTAAAAATTATTTAAATCAGTCTTGTGATCTGGGATTTGAAAAAGCTTGTAATAAATTAAAAAATAATTAA
- a CDS encoding tyrosine-protein phosphatase: MTSVVQIKNGINFRDLGGIKTSDGRQIRSGMLYRSGEFSRLNDSEKNFLSDELNLHYVLDYRDQHEIDRNPDNLWNNSQYINVPANPLSDEITASLTSDDIFVMKKYSPFDFMVKLYQLLPFNNVAYKKLISLLLNANGKPLVQHCAVGKDRTGVGVALTLFALGVSEEVVMQDYLLTERYLNDYREAILSQNKNKLSSEEFEKQKTIFAAKEEFLSAAIDEIKKRYDTIDNWLIKEYQLDDKNRKILQDIYLI; the protein is encoded by the coding sequence ATGACATCAGTTGTACAAATCAAAAATGGAATCAATTTTCGTGACTTAGGTGGCATTAAAACCAGTGATGGTCGTCAAATCCGCTCAGGAATGTTGTATCGTTCAGGTGAATTTTCACGCCTTAATGATAGTGAAAAAAACTTTTTATCTGATGAGCTTAATTTGCATTATGTATTAGATTATCGAGATCAACATGAAATTGATCGTAATCCCGATAATCTTTGGAATAACAGTCAATATATTAATGTGCCTGCAAACCCATTAAGTGATGAAATTACAGCAAGCCTAACCAGTGATGATATTTTCGTTATGAAAAAATACTCACCTTTTGATTTTATGGTTAAACTTTATCAATTATTACCATTTAATAATGTAGCATATAAAAAGCTAATATCGCTGCTGCTCAATGCCAACGGTAAACCGTTAGTGCAACACTGTGCAGTAGGTAAAGATAGAACAGGTGTAGGTGTTGCCTTAACCCTATTTGCATTGGGTGTGAGTGAAGAAGTGGTTATGCAAGATTATTTACTCACCGAACGCTATTTAAATGATTATCGTGAAGCCATACTTAGTCAAAATAAAAATAAATTATCATCAGAAGAATTTGAAAAACAAAAAACTATTTTCGCAGCTAAAGAAGAGTTTTTAAGTGCGGCTATTGATGAAATCAAAAAACGATATGACACAATCGACAATTGGTTAATTAAAGAATATCAATTAGATGATAAAAACAGGAAAATTCTTCAAGATATTTACCTAATTTAA
- the pepB gene encoding aminopeptidase PepB → MSTLSILLSEKPAPSKWGKDALLSFSEDAVTIHYQPEHRHGAIQRAARKLDNQGIKSVKLSGDNWDLESCWHFWIGYRNAKNNNKVSWAKLNKKDKQELKNRLAIIDWCRDIVNQQAETLSPLELATQSAKLISNYSSDISYNIISGEALKEQDYMGIYTVGKGSDRPAALLELDYNPTKNPKAPIIACLVGKGITFDSGGYSLKPSSFMESMRSDMGGAALVTGALALAIARGVNHRIKLYLCCADNLVSGNAFKLGDIIRYRNGKTVEVDNTDAEGRLVLADGLINADNDNPHYIIDCATLTGAAKIAVGNDYQSLLSFDDKFANQLLASSQAEHEAFWRLPLADFHRCQFPSSFADMANSGLPNTAGASTAAAFLSHFIKNYKQNWLHIDCSATFRKSATALWATGATGIGIRTLANLLNVLK, encoded by the coding sequence ATGTCGACTTTATCTATATTACTTTCGGAAAAACCTGCTCCATCAAAGTGGGGTAAAGATGCATTACTCAGTTTTTCAGAAGATGCTGTTACCATTCATTATCAACCCGAGCATCGACATGGTGCCATTCAGCGAGCTGCACGAAAATTAGATAATCAAGGTATTAAATCAGTTAAACTTAGTGGTGACAATTGGGATTTAGAGTCATGTTGGCATTTTTGGATTGGTTATCGTAATGCTAAAAACAATAATAAAGTCAGTTGGGCAAAATTAAATAAGAAAGATAAGCAAGAACTAAAAAATCGCTTAGCCATCATTGATTGGTGTCGAGATATTGTTAATCAACAAGCAGAAACATTAAGTCCTTTAGAATTAGCAACGCAAAGTGCAAAATTAATTAGCAATTATTCCTCTGATATTTCCTATAACATTATTTCAGGAGAAGCACTAAAAGAACAAGATTATATGGGCATCTACACAGTTGGTAAAGGTTCTGACAGACCAGCTGCCTTACTCGAGCTTGATTATAATCCGACTAAAAATCCAAAAGCACCAATTATTGCTTGCCTAGTCGGGAAAGGGATTACTTTCGATTCTGGAGGTTATAGTTTAAAACCAAGTAGTTTTATGGAATCAATGCGATCGGATATGGGTGGCGCGGCATTGGTGACTGGTGCTTTGGCTCTTGCTATTGCTCGCGGAGTCAATCATCGCATCAAACTTTATTTATGCTGTGCTGATAATTTGGTAAGTGGTAATGCATTCAAACTAGGTGATATTATTCGTTATCGTAATGGTAAAACAGTTGAAGTTGATAATACCGACGCCGAGGGTCGCTTGGTTTTAGCTGATGGATTAATTAATGCAGATAATGATAATCCTCATTATATCATTGATTGCGCAACGCTTACTGGTGCAGCAAAAATTGCTGTAGGTAACGATTATCAATCATTACTATCATTTGATGACAAATTTGCTAATCAGTTATTAGCAAGTAGCCAAGCTGAACATGAGGCATTTTGGCGATTACCATTAGCTGATTTTCACCGTTGTCAATTTCCATCCTCGTTTGCTGATATGGCAAATTCTGGATTACCGAATACCGCTGGTGCAAGCACTGCCGCCGCATTTCTGTCCCATTTTATAAAAAATTATAAACAAAATTGGCTACACATTGACTGTTCAGCTACATTCCGCAAAAGCGCAACCGCTTTATGGGCAACTGGAGCAACAGGCATTGGGATAAGAACGCTTGCTAATTTGTTAAATGTATTAAAATGA
- a CDS encoding phosphoribosyltransferase family protein, with amino-acid sequence MRCILCNMPLFLSHHGICSQCVKNLPKFNKICCQCCLPHSLSTNVCYRCREHKPYWDELIAVSEYTHPLKNLIHQLKFYKKVELSLALARLMFLAWYQRREIEGLAKPDLVTCVPLHHLRYWSRGYNQAELLAKPIAKWLNCDFYPHLLSRKKNATDQKKLSLKQRMSNVETLFVCNQNVANKSVMLIDDIVTTGNTINAISKQLKQCGATRVQIICLCRTVL; translated from the coding sequence ATGCGTTGTATTTTATGTAATATGCCTTTATTTTTATCTCATCATGGTATTTGCAGTCAATGTGTTAAAAATCTACCTAAATTCAATAAAATTTGTTGCCAATGTTGTCTACCCCATTCATTATCAACGAATGTATGCTATCGATGCCGAGAACATAAACCTTATTGGGACGAACTTATTGCTGTTAGTGAATATACTCATCCATTGAAAAACTTAATTCATCAATTAAAATTTTATAAAAAAGTTGAATTAAGCCTAGCATTAGCGAGATTAATGTTTTTAGCATGGTATCAACGACGAGAAATAGAAGGTTTAGCTAAACCAGATTTGGTTACGTGTGTGCCTTTGCATCATCTTCGATATTGGTCACGAGGCTATAATCAAGCCGAATTGTTGGCAAAGCCTATTGCTAAATGGTTAAATTGTGATTTTTATCCTCATCTGTTATCAAGAAAGAAAAATGCAACAGATCAAAAGAAATTATCACTTAAACAAAGAATGAGCAATGTTGAGACACTTTTTGTTTGTAACCAAAATGTTGCTAATAAATCAGTGATGCTTATTGATGATATTGTTACTACTGGTAATACTATAAATGCTATTAGTAAGCAATTAAAACAGTGTGGAGCAACCCGTGTTCAGATAATTTGTTTATGTCGAACGGTATTGTAA
- the nfuA gene encoding Fe-S biogenesis protein NfuA — MSIITISESAQQHFKKLLANQPEGTQIRVFVMDPGTPSAECGVSYCPADTVEDNDIEEKYADFSVYIDEFSAPFLEETVIDYVTDEFGAQLTLKAPNSKMKKVADDAPLIERVNYVIQAQINPQLASHGGRVNLVDLTDDNYVILQFGGGCNGCSMVDYTLKEGIEKQLMVEFPELAGVKDITEHQAGTHSFC; from the coding sequence ATGTCTATTATTACTATTTCTGAATCAGCTCAACAGCACTTTAAAAAATTGCTTGCTAATCAACCAGAAGGCACACAAATTAGAGTATTTGTTATGGATCCGGGTACGCCTAGTGCAGAATGTGGAGTTTCGTATTGTCCGGCCGATACAGTTGAAGATAATGATATAGAAGAAAAGTATGCAGATTTTTCAGTGTATATTGATGAATTTAGTGCCCCATTTTTGGAGGAAACTGTAATTGATTATGTGACAGATGAATTTGGTGCACAGTTAACATTAAAAGCACCAAACTCTAAAATGAAAAAAGTTGCTGATGATGCTCCGTTAATTGAGCGAGTCAACTATGTGATTCAAGCGCAGATTAACCCTCAGTTGGCAAGTCATGGTGGGCGCGTAAATTTAGTTGATTTGACCGATGATAACTATGTCATCTTACAATTTGGCGGTGGGTGTAATGGTTGTTCAATGGTTGATTATACTTTAAAAGAAGGTATCGAAAAGCAACTAATGGTTGAATTTCCTGAGCTTGCAGGAGTGAAAGATATTACTGAACATCAAGCAGGTACACATTCATTTTGTTAA
- the robA gene encoding MDR efflux pump AcrAB transcriptional activator RobA, translating to MNQVSIISDLIVWIEKNLEQPLSIDNVSQKSGYSKWHLQRMFKEVTGQVLGTYIRHRRLTYAALSLRMTSKPILDIAMQYRFDSQQTFTRSFKKQFNETPASYRRGEFWDPAGLTPAIELNKNQLSLPEPKFVDMPKQTFWGISFKNNCNLGQLLDEENRLRTQFFHNYLSRCTNKNEDLPDKIYAFSRILKSKDNTNEQELLYTIALDHNNNLEHIEEVVSEGGLYLCFKYIGSPDNFRDFISQVHLAAMPALKVRLRSSSCLIEIHHNLHDDTVASVKDIKTMECDYCVPVVTETEVNIQQNL from the coding sequence ATGAATCAAGTTAGTATTATTTCAGATCTTATCGTTTGGATTGAGAAAAATTTAGAACAGCCATTGTCTATTGATAATGTATCGCAAAAGTCTGGTTATTCAAAGTGGCATCTACAACGTATGTTTAAAGAAGTGACGGGTCAAGTTCTTGGAACTTATATTCGTCATCGTCGCTTAACTTATGCAGCGCTCTCTTTGCGTATGACCAGTAAACCCATTTTAGACATTGCTATGCAATATCGTTTTGATTCGCAACAAACATTTACCCGATCTTTTAAAAAACAGTTCAATGAAACTCCAGCAAGTTATCGTCGAGGTGAATTTTGGGATCCAGCAGGATTAACACCAGCAATTGAGCTTAATAAAAATCAGCTTTCACTACCTGAACCCAAATTTGTTGATATGCCGAAACAGACTTTTTGGGGAATTTCTTTCAAAAATAATTGTAATTTAGGGCAATTATTAGACGAAGAAAATAGACTTAGAACACAGTTTTTTCATAATTATTTATCCCGTTGTACAAATAAAAACGAAGATTTGCCTGATAAAATCTATGCTTTTAGTCGCATATTAAAAAGTAAAGATAATACCAATGAACAAGAATTACTTTATACTATTGCGTTAGATCATAATAATAATCTTGAACATATTGAAGAAGTTGTCAGTGAAGGTGGATTATATCTTTGCTTTAAATATATTGGTTCACCAGATAACTTTAGAGATTTCATTTCTCAAGTACATTTAGCCGCAATGCCAGCTCTAAAAGTTCGGTTACGTAGTTCCAGCTGTTTAATCGAAATCCATCATAATCTTCATGATGATACGGTTGCCTCTGTTAAAGATATTAAGACTATGGAATGTGATTACTGTGTGCCAGTTGTTACAGAAACTGAGGTTAATATCCAACAAAATTTATAA
- a CDS encoding peptidylprolyl isomerase — MDIVDKIVNVATHHVGPHQNVPVEPVYIKKATVIEEKQ, encoded by the coding sequence ATGGATATTGTTGATAAGATTGTAAATGTAGCAACTCACCATGTAGGACCTCATCAAAATGTACCTGTTGAGCCGGTTTATATTAAAAAGGCAACTGTTATTGAAGAAAAACAATAA
- the trpR gene encoding trp operon repressor: protein MKTNEWQQTVKLLHQAFNDGYSIDILKLLMTADERDALITRVKIVHSLLDGSINQRQLKDQLKIGIATVTRGSNSLKEATPEFKKWLENILLSSDN from the coding sequence ATGAAAACTAACGAATGGCAACAAACCGTTAAGCTATTACACCAAGCATTTAATGATGGTTATTCAATTGATATATTAAAATTATTAATGACCGCCGATGAGCGCGATGCATTGATAACTCGAGTAAAAATCGTACATTCATTACTTGATGGTTCAATCAACCAACGACAACTAAAAGATCAACTAAAAATAGGCATTGCTACAGTAACTCGAGGTTCTAATAGTCTAAAAGAGGCAACACCTGAATTTAAAAAATGGTTAGAGAATATTCTATTAAGCTCAGATAACTAA
- a CDS encoding SEL1-like repeat protein gives MKKFLSFWLLSLCSFSIYASQCNIDFEKKNYEKAFEKCTQKAEQGDANAQAVLGFMYYKGDGIDQDKVKAAYWYTKAAEQGLSISQFNLGQMYYEGDGIKQDKQKAVYWYTRAAEQGLSNAQNNLAIMYDQGNGIKQNKQKAVYWFTKAVEQGLSNAQNNLAKMYNEGDGIEQDKLKAVYLYTKAAEQGFASAQFNLALMYYEGDGIKQDKQKAVYWFTKAAEQNDTKAQYNLAFMYEKGDGIKQDKQKAIYWYTKSAEQGFASAQFNLGLMYGKDESIKQDKQKAAFWFTKAAEQDVSSAQYNLGIMYYEGDGVEQDKSLANNYFKQSCELGFEKACNKLKNN, from the coding sequence ATGAAAAAATTTTTATCTTTTTGGTTATTATCTCTTTGTTCTTTTTCAATATATGCAAGTCAATGCAATATTGATTTTGAAAAAAAGAATTATGAGAAAGCATTTGAAAAATGCACACAAAAAGCAGAACAAGGAGATGCAAATGCTCAGGCTGTTTTAGGTTTTATGTATTATAAAGGTGATGGTATAGATCAAGATAAAGTCAAAGCTGCATATTGGTATACAAAAGCTGCAGAGCAAGGTTTATCCATCTCACAATTTAATTTAGGGCAAATGTATTATGAAGGTGATGGAATAAAGCAAGATAAACAAAAAGCTGTTTATTGGTATACAAGAGCAGCAGAACAAGGTTTATCCAATGCCCAAAATAATTTAGCAATTATGTATGATCAAGGTAATGGCATAAAGCAAAATAAACAAAAGGCTGTTTATTGGTTTACTAAAGCAGTAGAACAAGGTTTATCCAATGCTCAAAATAATTTAGCAAAAATGTATAATGAAGGCGACGGTATAGAGCAAGATAAACTTAAAGCTGTATATTTGTATACAAAAGCAGCGGAACAAGGTTTCGCGAGTGCACAATTTAACTTAGCACTTATGTATTATGAAGGTGATGGAATAAAGCAAGATAAACAAAAAGCTGTTTATTGGTTTACTAAAGCAGCAGAACAAAATGATACAAAAGCACAATATAATTTAGCTTTTATGTATGAAAAAGGTGATGGAATAAAGCAAGATAAACAAAAGGCTATTTATTGGTATACAAAATCAGCGGAACAAGGTTTCGCGAGTGCACAATTTAATTTAGGGCTTATGTATGGTAAAGATGAGAGTATAAAACAAGACAAACAAAAAGCTGCATTTTGGTTTACTAAAGCAGCCGAACAAGATGTATCATCAGCACAATACAATTTAGGAATTATGTATTATGAAGGTGATGGAGTTGAGCAGGATAAATCTTTAGCTAACAATTATTTCAAACAGTCTTGTGAGTTGGGCTTTGAAAAAGCTTGTAATAAATTAAAAAATAATTAA
- a CDS encoding 4'-phosphopantetheinyl transferase family protein — MLIVQLAHLDTVEVNYSLLSKKIINDAELFNGRRKKQFLVCRSILASLLNQYCQIAILPTMVIGDNNRPCFLDRNLPDFNISHSQDWVAVAISLDGRVGLDIEVARPRKNYLDVAKNFFADAEYQWMMQQADTLTAFWQLWTLKESALKLYAKGVWQIKSVKVDIEKQLISAPFGQHFYYQYQQVASVHLAVNHNKPITEFILQS, encoded by the coding sequence ATGTTAATTGTCCAACTTGCCCATTTAGACACGGTGGAAGTGAACTATTCACTATTATCAAAAAAGATCATTAACGATGCTGAATTATTCAATGGCAGACGTAAAAAACAGTTTTTAGTCTGTCGTTCAATCTTAGCTAGCTTGCTTAATCAGTATTGTCAAATTGCTATTTTACCAACTATGGTCATAGGTGATAATAATCGACCTTGTTTTTTAGATCGCAATCTTCCTGATTTTAATATCAGTCATAGTCAAGATTGGGTAGCGGTTGCAATATCGTTAGATGGTAGAGTTGGACTTGATATAGAAGTTGCTCGCCCACGTAAAAATTACTTAGATGTAGCCAAAAACTTTTTTGCGGATGCTGAGTATCAGTGGATGATGCAACAAGCAGATACCTTAACGGCCTTTTGGCAGCTTTGGACTTTAAAAGAATCAGCACTTAAATTATATGCTAAAGGCGTCTGGCAAATAAAATCAGTAAAAGTAGATATTGAAAAGCAGTTGATCAGTGCACCATTTGGTCAACATTTTTATTATCAATATCAGCAAGTTGCATCAGTTCATCTTGCTGTTAATCATAATAAACCTATCACCGAATTTATCTTACAATCTTAG
- the tilS gene encoding tRNA lysidine(34) synthetase TilS, producing MNHQNQAKTKSNIEQTILQHLNGRQSLLVAFSGGVDSTVLMHALVTLKQQLHNLQLRAIYIHHGLSENADSWAEHCQQQCHTWQVPLIIEKVKLDRSTGNIEEQAREARYQAIYRHLKNNEFLCTAQHLDDQCETFFLALKRGSGPAGLSAMPLENGQHLRPLLTISRQDIEQYANQHQLSWIEDESNQDDHYDRNFLRLNVLPTLNQRWPHFSQMVARSAELCQQQEILLNELLLADFKLVTTPEGQLCLTPLYNYSDYKRNAILRMWFRSKQINMPSQKQLSLIWQTVALAKEDANPQFILHNWQIRRYQNRLYLLPLYQDIEQQILPWDLSTSLILPDNLGVLQPNYQTDLTCRLPQKEETVSVRFHAQGQFQIVQRKGSRSIKKLWQEHHIPPWMRTRIPLIYYNEQLITAVGVFVTEQGKGLQIGFNLSNTP from the coding sequence ATGAACCATCAAAACCAAGCTAAGACTAAAAGTAATATAGAACAAACTATTTTACAACACCTAAACGGTCGGCAATCGCTACTCGTTGCCTTTAGTGGTGGCGTTGATTCGACCGTATTAATGCATGCATTAGTCACCCTAAAGCAACAGCTTCATAATTTACAACTTAGAGCCATTTATATTCACCATGGTTTAAGCGAAAACGCTGATAGTTGGGCTGAACATTGCCAGCAACAATGCCATACTTGGCAAGTTCCTTTGATTATTGAAAAAGTCAAACTTGATAGATCGACGGGCAATATTGAAGAACAAGCCAGAGAAGCTCGATACCAAGCTATTTATCGACATTTAAAAAATAATGAGTTTTTATGTACAGCCCAACACCTTGACGATCAATGTGAAACGTTCTTTTTAGCGTTAAAGCGTGGAAGTGGCCCAGCGGGCTTATCCGCTATGCCACTTGAAAATGGTCAGCATCTTAGACCATTACTAACGATATCTCGTCAAGATATTGAACAGTACGCCAATCAGCACCAATTAAGTTGGATAGAAGATGAAAGTAATCAAGATGACCATTACGATCGCAACTTTTTACGTTTAAATGTTCTACCAACACTTAACCAACGTTGGCCTCATTTTTCACAAATGGTTGCTCGCAGTGCCGAATTATGTCAACAGCAAGAAATACTACTTAACGAGCTACTATTAGCTGATTTTAAACTCGTTACAACACCTGAAGGGCAGTTATGTTTAACACCGTTATATAACTATTCGGACTACAAACGTAATGCTATATTGCGCATGTGGTTTCGATCTAAACAGATCAATATGCCAAGCCAAAAACAGTTATCACTAATTTGGCAAACAGTGGCTTTAGCAAAAGAAGACGCTAATCCACAATTTATTTTGCATAATTGGCAAATTCGCCGATATCAAAACCGGCTCTATTTGTTGCCTTTATATCAAGATATCGAACAGCAAATCTTGCCTTGGGATCTAAGTACATCGCTAATCTTGCCGGATAATTTAGGCGTATTACAGCCCAATTATCAAACCGATTTAACTTGCCGTTTACCGCAAAAAGAGGAAACTGTTTCAGTGCGTTTCCATGCCCAAGGTCAATTTCAAATTGTTCAGCGCAAAGGATCACGATCGATAAAAAAATTGTGGCAAGAGCATCATATTCCGCCTTGGATGCGTACCCGTATTCCTTTAATTTATTATAATGAACAATTAATTACTGCCGTTGGGGTATTTGTTACCGAACAAGGTAAGGGTTTACAAATTGGGTTTAATCTTAGTAATACTCCATAA
- a CDS encoding tetratricopeptide repeat protein, with translation MNIKKLLLVMPILFSFAAYAGDCTTEFENKNYEKALIECTQEAEKGSSKAQYLLGDLYFDATTGVEQDKALYQKAIYWYTKSAEQGYVDAQYALGILYDQSDDETQDSQKALFWYEKAVEQNDPPSQHNLAIMYEYGHGVEQNIQKALTLYIKSAEQGYIEAQNKLGYMYNQGDKIEQDKQKAIFWYEKAAEQNDFNSQFELALMYDEGDGVEQNKQKAAFWYTKLAERNVVPEAQYRLGIMYDKGNGVEQNKLLANKYFKQSCERGFEKACNKLKNN, from the coding sequence ATGAACATAAAAAAATTACTATTAGTTATGCCTATCTTATTTTCTTTTGCTGCTTATGCGGGGGATTGTACAACAGAATTTGAAAATAAAAATTATGAAAAGGCACTTATTGAATGTACACAAGAAGCAGAAAAAGGTAGTTCAAAAGCGCAGTATCTTTTAGGTGACTTATATTTTGATGCTACAACAGGAGTTGAGCAAGATAAGGCACTATATCAAAAGGCTATTTATTGGTATACAAAATCAGCCGAACAAGGTTATGTAGATGCACAATATGCTCTAGGCATATTGTATGATCAAAGTGATGATGAAACACAAGATTCCCAAAAAGCGTTATTTTGGTATGAGAAAGCTGTAGAACAAAATGACCCCCCATCACAACATAATTTAGCTATTATGTATGAATATGGTCATGGCGTTGAACAAAATATACAAAAAGCTTTAACTTTGTATATAAAATCAGCTGAACAAGGTTATATAGAGGCACAAAACAAGTTAGGATATATGTATAATCAAGGTGATAAAATAGAACAAGATAAACAAAAAGCGATATTTTGGTATGAAAAAGCTGCAGAACAAAATGACTTCAATTCACAATTTGAGTTAGCTCTTATGTATGATGAAGGTGATGGAGTTGAACAAAATAAACAAAAAGCAGCATTTTGGTATACTAAATTAGCGGAGCGGAATGTCGTCCCTGAAGCACAATACAGGTTAGGAATTATGTATGATAAAGGTAATGGGGTTGAGCAAAACAAATTATTAGCTAATAAGTATTTTAAACAGTCCTGTGAGCGGGGTTTTGAAAAAGCTTGTAATAAATTAAAAAATAATTAA